In Lysobacter firmicutimachus, one genomic interval encodes:
- a CDS encoding DUF4279 domain-containing protein, with amino-acid sequence MNDTRVLHTVAIYLKGDDLVPEELNARIGTEADESHRRGDNYISANGREITRRTGLWKLSRTEKSTVDLPALLKQLTSELSVKNAGLSDLPGVEEAFVDVFIAQAADAGGGGTSEFEIDSSSIAELGKLGLPIRFTIAIIRD; translated from the coding sequence ATGAATGACACAAGGGTTCTGCACACGGTAGCGATCTACCTAAAAGGCGATGATTTGGTTCCAGAAGAGTTGAATGCACGGATAGGTACTGAAGCAGATGAGTCGCACAGGCGCGGGGACAATTACATCTCAGCGAACGGAAGGGAGATCACCCGGCGCACAGGCCTCTGGAAGCTGAGCAGAACCGAGAAGTCGACAGTAGATTTACCGGCATTGCTGAAGCAGCTCACTTCTGAACTTTCGGTCAAGAATGCCGGCCTCTCCGACCTCCCCGGAGTCGAAGAGGCCTTTGTGGATGTCTTCATTGCGCAGGCCGCTGACGCCGGCGGCGGCGGAACGAGCGAGTTCGAGATCGACTCTTCATCAATTGCGGAGCTTGGCAAACTTGGCCTGCCGATCCGCTTCACGATTGCGATTATTCGTGACTAG
- a CDS encoding DUF6881 domain-containing protein: protein MQYLKALWHRAGKHDPIVLISELDDERYEVRKVEVFADGLLGFAGKQASAGGTRLGAEPVPGNSEILAETEFSLEPIGREEFEKIWSAALSGARWPIES from the coding sequence GTGCAATATCTCAAGGCCCTATGGCATCGCGCAGGCAAGCACGACCCGATCGTCCTGATCAGCGAACTGGACGACGAACGATACGAGGTCAGAAAGGTCGAGGTGTTCGCCGATGGCTTGCTTGGGTTTGCCGGCAAGCAGGCATCGGCCGGGGGCACTCGGCTTGGGGCCGAGCCTGTACCTGGCAATAGCGAGATCCTCGCCGAGACTGAGTTTTCGCTGGAGCCGATAGGCCGCGAGGAATTCGAGAAGATATGGTCAGCCGCCCTATCAGGAGCCCGATGGCCAATTGAGTCGTAG
- a CDS encoding CPCC family cysteine-rich protein: MTTTEPDHPFLPCLCCGSLEIDERGGYEICRRCNWEDDPVQAENPGFAGGANVMSLEQARREWMGRIDAGCESSKH, from the coding sequence ATGACTACGACAGAACCTGACCACCCCTTCTTGCCCTGCCTTTGCTGCGGCTCGCTCGAAATCGACGAGCGCGGCGGGTACGAGATCTGCCGCCGCTGCAACTGGGAGGACGATCCGGTGCAGGCCGAGAATCCCGGCTTCGCGGGTGGGGCGAACGTCATGAGCCTGGAACAGGCCAGACGGGAATGGATGGGGCGCATCGATGCCGGCTGCGAATCGTCGAAGCACTAG
- a CDS encoding DUF4288 domain-containing protein — translation MTGNDSEAGPTDERGGEGCWFAASLMYQACHRPPREDGLWEERIVLIRAGSQTQALEQAERLGPVDEVGYATSEGEVQWRFVRVDRVCAIEAEVLGSGTEVFSRFLNTEEAEGLARPLK, via the coding sequence ATGACGGGAAACGACAGCGAAGCAGGTCCGACCGACGAGCGCGGCGGCGAGGGATGTTGGTTCGCGGCCAGCCTGATGTACCAGGCCTGCCATCGGCCGCCGCGCGAGGACGGGTTGTGGGAGGAGCGGATCGTGCTGATTCGGGCGGGGTCGCAGACGCAGGCGCTGGAGCAAGCCGAGCGGCTGGGCCCGGTGGACGAGGTCGGTTATGCGACCAGCGAGGGCGAGGTGCAATGGCGGTTCGTACGAGTCGACCGGGTTTGCGCGATCGAGGCCGAGGTGCTGGGTTCCGGCACAGAGGTGTTTTCGCGATTTCTGAACACCGAAGAGGCGGAGGGCTTGGCGCGGCCACTGAAGTGA
- a CDS encoding histidine kinase: protein MATTESHPLDLPRQHLFWMLHLAGWSAYFGLGYLSAIAYEKPAGYWVVPLTAAITGAAVTLGLRYLFHACWSLPPRKLLAAMTVPILASSAVMDLVTRKVMLEFCATCAPTNRAAYIAYALSYIYVVMAWVGLYIGIKYYRQLQDETQRALAARSMAHQAQLKMLRYQLNPHFLFNTLNAISTLILDRDNPTANRMVQGLSAFLTVCCLAPAMRQPPRARPHPI, encoded by the coding sequence ATGGCCACCACCGAATCCCATCCCCTCGATCTGCCGCGCCAACATTTGTTCTGGATGCTGCATCTTGCCGGCTGGAGCGCCTACTTCGGCTTGGGTTACTTGTCGGCCATCGCATACGAAAAGCCGGCAGGCTACTGGGTGGTGCCGCTGACCGCCGCGATTACCGGCGCCGCGGTGACATTGGGGCTGCGCTACCTTTTCCATGCCTGCTGGAGCCTGCCGCCAAGAAAGCTGTTGGCCGCGATGACAGTGCCCATCCTGGCCAGTTCCGCTGTCATGGATCTAGTGACGCGGAAGGTAATGCTCGAGTTCTGCGCTACCTGCGCACCGACCAATCGCGCCGCCTATATTGCGTACGCATTGAGTTACATCTACGTGGTCATGGCCTGGGTCGGCCTGTATATCGGCATCAAATACTACCGCCAGCTGCAGGACGAAACCCAGCGCGCACTGGCTGCCCGCAGCATGGCGCATCAGGCCCAGCTGAAAATGCTTCGCTACCAGCTCAACCCGCATTTCTTGTTCAATACGCTGAATGCGATATCGACTTTGATCCTCGATCGCGACAACCCCACCGCCAATCGCATGGTACAAGGCCTGTCGGCGTTCCTCACGGTGTGTTGCCTTGCGCCGGCGATGCGCCAACCTCCACGAGCGAGGCCCCATCCCATCTGA
- the queC gene encoding 7-cyano-7-deazaguanine synthase QueC produces MKKAVVLVSGGMDSAVVAAIAREQGYAVHALSVRYGQRHTSELDAAARIAAAQGAVAHKTVAVDLRSIGGSALTDESISVPLDDDGHAIGQDAAKDAIPVTYVPARNTIMLSIALGWAEVLGANDIFCGVNAVDYSGYPDCRPEFVEAFQALANLATKAGVEGAGLRVQAPLQFLSKADIVREGVRLGVDFAETVSCYKADDAGRACGHCDACRLRAEGFAAAGVADPTRYA; encoded by the coding sequence ATGAAAAAAGCCGTAGTACTCGTTTCCGGAGGCATGGACTCCGCCGTCGTCGCCGCGATCGCGCGCGAGCAGGGCTATGCCGTGCATGCCCTGAGCGTGCGCTACGGCCAGCGCCACACCTCCGAACTCGACGCCGCCGCGCGCATCGCCGCCGCCCAGGGCGCGGTCGCGCACAAGACCGTGGCGGTCGACCTGCGCAGCATCGGCGGCTCGGCCCTGACCGACGAAAGCATCTCGGTGCCGCTGGACGACGACGGCCACGCCATCGGCCAGGATGCGGCCAAGGACGCGATCCCGGTGACTTACGTGCCGGCGCGCAACACCATCATGCTGTCGATCGCCCTGGGCTGGGCCGAGGTGCTGGGCGCCAACGACATCTTCTGCGGCGTCAACGCGGTCGACTATTCCGGCTACCCGGACTGCCGCCCCGAATTCGTCGAGGCCTTCCAGGCCCTGGCCAACTTGGCGACCAAGGCCGGGGTCGAAGGCGCCGGCCTGCGCGTGCAGGCGCCGCTGCAGTTCCTCAGCAAGGCCGATATCGTCCGCGAAGGCGTGCGCCTGGGCGTGGATTTCGCCGAAACCGTGTCCTGCTACAAGGCCGACGACGCCGGCCGCGCCTGCGGCCACTGCGACGCCTGCCGTCTGCGCGCCGAAGGCTTCGCCGCCGCCGGTGTGGCCGACCCGACCCGCTATGCCTGA
- the queE gene encoding 7-carboxy-7-deazaguanine synthase QueE, which produces MNTAVTPETAAAPSERLRLTEIFLSLQGESNSIGWPTVFVRLTGCPLRCQYCDTAYAFHGGEWWEFDAILAEVAKHGARHVCVTGGEPLAQKRCIALLEKLCDAGYDVSLETSGAIDIGPVDARVSRVLDIKTPGSAEVHRNLWSNLPLLTARDQVKFVICSREDYDWSKAVVAEHRLTEVCDVLFSPSFTQIKPRDLADWIVADRLPVRFQLQLHKILWNDEPGR; this is translated from the coding sequence GTGAACACCGCCGTTACCCCCGAGACGGCCGCCGCGCCGTCCGAGCGCCTGCGGCTGACCGAAATCTTCCTGTCGCTGCAGGGCGAATCCAACAGCATCGGCTGGCCGACCGTGTTCGTGCGCCTGACCGGCTGCCCGCTGCGCTGCCAGTACTGCGACACCGCCTATGCCTTCCACGGCGGCGAGTGGTGGGAGTTCGACGCCATCCTGGCCGAGGTCGCCAAGCACGGCGCCCGCCACGTCTGTGTGACCGGCGGCGAGCCGCTGGCGCAGAAACGCTGCATCGCCCTGCTGGAAAAACTCTGCGACGCCGGCTACGACGTGTCGCTGGAGACCTCCGGCGCGATCGACATCGGCCCGGTCGACGCGCGGGTGTCGCGCGTGCTCGACATCAAGACCCCGGGCTCGGCCGAAGTCCACCGCAATCTGTGGAGCAACCTGCCGCTGCTGACCGCGCGCGACCAGGTCAAGTTCGTGATCTGCAGCCGCGAGGACTACGACTGGTCCAAGGCGGTGGTCGCCGAGCACCGTCTTACCGAAGTCTGCGACGTGCTGTTCTCGCCCAGCTTCACCCAGATCAAGCCCCGCGACCTGGCCGACTGGATCGTCGCCGACCGCCTGCCGGTACGGTTCCAGCTGCAGTTGCACAAGATCCTGTGGAACGACGAGCCGGGGCGCTGA
- the ybgF gene encoding tol-pal system protein YbgF: protein MRKFALALAIVAAFSAATPAFAQRASLADRVAVLEQRAADNQANLDLLNQVTQLKTELQSLRAQVEELQQLNKQLQDTSKAQYLDTDNRLNRLEGGAGAGAAPAAGAAPQAAAPTPPPAVKDSAPSVHGDPGLLAQSGDERGAYDTAFGALKAGQYVESARLFQAFLGNFPSGAYAPNALYWLGESYYVTQNYQLAQEQFQALLDRYPTHDKAAGALLKIGLAQFGLKQVDAAERTLADVAARYPGTDAARTASDRLNAIQLSRLRN from the coding sequence ATGCGCAAGTTCGCACTAGCCTTGGCGATCGTGGCGGCCTTTTCGGCCGCCACGCCCGCGTTCGCGCAGCGCGCCAGCCTCGCCGACCGCGTCGCGGTCCTCGAGCAGCGCGCCGCCGACAACCAGGCCAATCTCGATCTGCTCAACCAGGTGACCCAGCTCAAGACCGAGCTGCAGTCCCTGCGCGCCCAGGTCGAGGAACTGCAGCAGCTCAACAAGCAGCTGCAGGACACCAGCAAGGCCCAGTACCTGGACACCGACAACCGCCTCAACCGCCTCGAAGGCGGTGCGGGTGCGGGTGCGGCGCCGGCGGCCGGGGCCGCGCCGCAGGCCGCCGCTCCGACGCCGCCCCCGGCGGTGAAGGACAGCGCGCCGAGCGTGCACGGCGATCCGGGCCTGCTGGCCCAGAGCGGCGACGAGCGCGGCGCCTACGACACCGCCTTCGGCGCGCTCAAGGCCGGCCAGTACGTCGAGTCCGCGCGCCTGTTCCAGGCTTTCCTCGGCAACTTCCCCAGCGGCGCCTACGCGCCCAATGCGTTGTACTGGCTGGGCGAAAGCTATTACGTGACCCAGAACTACCAGCTCGCGCAGGAGCAGTTCCAGGCCCTGCTCGATCGCTACCCGACCCACGACAAGGCCGCCGGCGCCCTGCTCAAGATCGGCCTGGCCCAGTTCGGCCTGAAACAGGTCGATGCCGCCGAGCGTACGCTCGCCGACGTCGCCGCCCGCTATCCCGGCACCGACGCCGCCCGCACGGCCTCCGATCGCCTCAACGCGATCCAGCTGAGCCGGCTGCGCAACTGA
- the pal gene encoding peptidoglycan-associated lipoprotein Pal, translated as MNNTARLLLAAVLCTAAVACSKKVKEVPPTDTGTGPSTTVPSDTGPVASGAYGPNDLDTDACLRQRVVYFDLDQDALKPEFQNIVGCHAKYLRDRPSSRMTLEGNADERGSREYNLGLGERRGNAVSSAIQANGGSGSQITVTSYGEERPVCTESNEDCWAKNRRVEIVYTAK; from the coding sequence ATGAACAACACCGCTCGCCTCCTGCTCGCCGCCGTGCTGTGTACCGCGGCCGTCGCTTGCTCGAAGAAGGTCAAGGAAGTTCCGCCGACCGACACCGGTACCGGCCCGTCGACCACCGTGCCCAGCGATACCGGCCCGGTCGCTTCCGGCGCCTACGGTCCGAACGATCTGGACACCGACGCCTGCCTGCGCCAGCGCGTGGTGTACTTCGACCTCGACCAGGACGCGCTGAAGCCGGAGTTCCAGAACATCGTCGGCTGCCACGCCAAGTACCTGCGCGACCGTCCGTCCTCGCGCATGACCCTGGAAGGCAACGCCGACGAGCGCGGCAGCCGCGAGTACAACCTCGGCCTCGGCGAGCGCCGCGGCAACGCGGTGTCCTCGGCGATCCAGGCCAACGGCGGCTCGGGCAGCCAGATCACCGTGACCTCCTACGGCGAAGAGCGCCCGGTCTGCACCGAGTCGAACGAAGACTGCTGGGCCAAGAACCGCCGCGTCGAGATCGTCTACACCGCCAAGTAA
- the tolB gene encoding Tol-Pal system beta propeller repeat protein TolB, with the protein MKRPLRWLASLLAVLLPLAASAQQQGLEIDIVGGNASALPIAVVPMPYQGGAAAPGTDIAEVVRNDLNRSGQFRGLPVEQMASKPTRGSEISYPDWRALNQDYIVVGRVADAGAGSYRVEYELFDVAKQQRLLGFALTARSNAMRDVAHQIADAVYEKITGVRGAFFTRIAYVTATGTGRGSNYSLMVADSDGYNPQTVVRSPEPLLSPSWSPDGSRLAYVSFEGGNSSIYIQNIGTGSRELIAKYRGINGAPAFSPDGRRLALTLSRSGNPEIYVMDLGSKALTQLTNHFGIDTEPTWSADGSKIYFTSDRGGKPQIYQVAASGGGATRVTFQGSYNASASVSFDGKKIATAQGAGNTYRIAMMDASLGSPRWSTLSPGSLDESPSFAPNASMIIYAAREGRRGVLYAVSADARVRQRLVLADGDVREPAWGPYRLPR; encoded by the coding sequence ATGAAACGACCTCTGCGCTGGCTGGCTTCGCTGCTGGCTGTCCTGCTTCCCCTCGCGGCCTCGGCCCAACAGCAGGGCCTGGAAATCGACATCGTCGGCGGCAACGCCTCCGCCCTGCCGATCGCCGTGGTGCCGATGCCCTACCAGGGCGGCGCGGCCGCGCCGGGGACCGATATCGCCGAGGTGGTGCGCAACGACCTCAACCGGTCCGGCCAGTTCCGCGGCCTGCCGGTCGAGCAGATGGCGTCCAAGCCGACCCGCGGCAGCGAGATCAGCTACCCGGACTGGCGCGCGCTCAACCAGGACTACATCGTCGTCGGCCGCGTCGCCGACGCCGGCGCCGGCAGCTACCGGGTCGAGTACGAGCTGTTCGACGTGGCCAAGCAGCAGCGCCTGCTCGGTTTCGCCCTGACCGCGCGTTCCAACGCCATGCGCGACGTGGCCCACCAGATCGCCGACGCGGTCTACGAGAAGATCACCGGCGTGCGCGGCGCGTTCTTCACCCGCATCGCCTACGTCACCGCCACCGGCACCGGCCGCGGCAGCAACTACTCGCTGATGGTCGCCGACTCCGACGGCTACAACCCGCAGACCGTGGTCCGCTCGCCGGAACCGCTGCTGTCGCCGTCGTGGAGTCCGGACGGCAGCCGCCTGGCCTATGTCAGCTTCGAGGGCGGCAACTCCTCGATCTACATCCAGAACATCGGCACCGGCAGCCGCGAGCTGATCGCCAAGTACCGCGGCATCAACGGCGCGCCGGCGTTCTCGCCGGACGGCCGCCGCCTGGCCCTGACCCTGTCGCGCAGCGGCAACCCCGAAATCTACGTGATGGACCTGGGCAGCAAGGCCCTGACCCAGCTGACCAACCACTTCGGCATCGACACCGAGCCGACCTGGTCGGCCGACGGCAGCAAGATCTATTTCACCTCCGACCGCGGCGGCAAACCGCAGATCTACCAGGTCGCGGCCAGCGGCGGCGGCGCCACCCGGGTCACCTTCCAGGGCAGCTACAACGCCAGCGCCAGCGTGTCCTTCGACGGCAAGAAGATCGCCACCGCCCAGGGCGCCGGCAACACCTACCGGATCGCGATGATGGACGCCAGCCTGGGCTCGCCGCGCTGGAGCACCCTGTCGCCGGGCTCGCTGGACGAGTCCCCCAGCTTTGCCCCGAACGCCTCCATGATCATTTATGCTGCGCGCGAAGGACGCCGTGGCGTGCTCTATGCCGTTTCCGCCGATGCCCGGGTGCGCCAGCGCCTGGTCCTCGCCGATGGCGATGTGCGCGAACCGGCCTGGGGACCTTACCGCCTGCCGCGCTGA
- a CDS encoding protein TolA yields the protein MRETRADTTQAVLLAVLLHGLLVAAILLSMLWRPSEQVSAAGSPLSSELTEFSDLSAAMQRTLRNRPEPLPQPEPEPEEAQPLPQPVPEPKPQDAVAPQQQSPQDFIPVPDETTQEQVVDTPTPNRAEEQKVQEAKAKQAQVDLTEQKRQQEAQQKQRLAEQQQQLENQKKLEEIRRERARLQREQDLSAQKLQQIADARAAKASQAAAASTPANSGNQGVDTGLAARYAAALQAAIVQKWTRPDSIPVGAGCRLNIRQLPGGSVIAVEVVEPCAYDEQGRRSIEAAVLKAQPLPYAGFESVFSRNLNLNFKAEDR from the coding sequence ATGAGGGAAACCCGCGCCGACACCACCCAAGCGGTGCTGCTGGCCGTGCTGCTGCACGGCCTGCTGGTCGCGGCCATCCTGTTGAGCATGCTGTGGCGGCCGAGCGAGCAGGTATCCGCCGCCGGTTCGCCGCTGTCGTCCGAGCTGACCGAGTTCAGCGATCTTTCCGCGGCGATGCAGCGCACTCTGCGCAATCGCCCCGAGCCGCTGCCGCAGCCCGAGCCGGAACCGGAAGAGGCCCAGCCGCTGCCGCAACCGGTGCCCGAACCCAAGCCGCAGGACGCGGTCGCGCCGCAGCAGCAGTCGCCGCAGGATTTCATTCCGGTCCCCGACGAGACCACCCAGGAGCAGGTGGTCGACACGCCGACCCCGAACCGCGCCGAAGAACAAAAGGTGCAGGAGGCCAAGGCCAAGCAGGCCCAGGTCGACCTGACCGAGCAGAAACGCCAGCAAGAGGCGCAGCAGAAGCAGCGCCTGGCCGAGCAACAGCAACAGTTGGAGAACCAGAAGAAGCTCGAGGAGATCCGCCGCGAGCGCGCGCGCCTGCAGCGCGAGCAGGACCTCAGCGCGCAGAAGCTGCAGCAGATCGCCGACGCGCGCGCGGCCAAGGCCAGCCAGGCCGCGGCCGCGTCGACCCCGGCCAACAGCGGCAACCAGGGCGTCGACACCGGCCTGGCGGCGCGTTACGCCGCGGCCCTGCAGGCGGCGATCGTGCAGAAATGGACCCGGCCGGATTCGATTCCGGTCGGCGCCGGTTGCCGCTTGAATATCCGCCAGTTGCCGGGCGGCAGCGTAATCGCGGTCGAGGTGGTCGAGCCCTGCGCCTACGACGAACAGGGACGGCGCTCGATCGAGGCCGCGGTGCTCAAGGCCCAGCCCTTGCCCTACGCCGGCTTCGAGAGCGTGTTCTCGCGCAACCTCAACCTCAATTTCAAGGCCGAGGACCGCTGA
- the tolR gene encoding protein TolR: MSGTAIRRHRKRKLKAEINVVPYIDVMLVLLIIFMVTAPLLTLGIDVDLPNSNLKSMDTKTDPVVVQVDEKGNFFLAVKAGSNEAVSAETLKTKIRALVQQNGKDKLQVFVAGDGRANYQPIMDAMNILKDAGVQKVGLMSQPEKGAKR; encoded by the coding sequence ATGTCCGGCACCGCCATCCGCCGCCATCGCAAACGCAAGCTCAAGGCCGAGATCAACGTCGTCCCCTACATCGACGTGATGCTCGTGCTGCTGATCATCTTCATGGTCACCGCGCCGCTGCTGACGCTCGGCATCGACGTCGACCTGCCCAATTCCAACCTCAAGTCGATGGACACCAAGACCGACCCGGTCGTGGTCCAGGTCGACGAGAAGGGCAACTTCTTCCTGGCGGTCAAGGCCGGCAGCAACGAGGCGGTCAGCGCCGAAACCCTGAAAACCAAGATCCGCGCCCTGGTCCAGCAGAACGGCAAGGACAAGCTGCAGGTGTTCGTCGCTGGCGACGGCCGCGCCAACTACCAGCCGATCATGGATGCGATGAACATCCTGAAGGACGCCGGGGTGCAGAAGGTCGGCCTGATGAGCCAGCCGGAGAAGGGCGCCAAGCGATGA
- the tolQ gene encoding protein TolQ: protein MTSSLFALLATTVEALPEEAAQAVTQGAAAAGNAAASFNLLDLVIKASIPVQFIMLLLVVASLTSWIIIFRKWKVIRRAKAEADQFEERFWSGAELSKLYAGTTERSRSIGGLEAIFESGFREFNRIRQRRGVDSRAQLEGAQRAMRATGSRELDGLEHNLELLANIGSTSPYIGLVGTVFGIMVTMHSLVSASKQVGIADVAPGISEALLATAMGLFVAIPAVWAYNRFATGVERLAVRYDAFSEEFSSILQRQAHLDE, encoded by the coding sequence ATGACGTCATCGCTGTTCGCGCTTCTGGCCACGACCGTGGAAGCCCTGCCGGAGGAAGCCGCCCAGGCCGTGACGCAGGGCGCGGCCGCGGCCGGCAACGCCGCCGCCAGCTTCAATCTGCTGGATCTGGTGATCAAGGCCAGCATCCCGGTGCAGTTCATCATGCTGCTGCTGGTGGTCGCCTCGCTCACGTCCTGGATCATCATCTTCCGCAAGTGGAAGGTGATCCGCCGCGCCAAGGCCGAGGCCGACCAGTTCGAAGAGCGCTTCTGGTCCGGCGCCGAGCTGTCCAAGCTGTACGCCGGCACCACCGAGCGCAGCCGCTCGATCGGCGGCCTGGAGGCGATCTTCGAATCCGGCTTCCGCGAGTTCAACCGCATCCGCCAGCGCCGCGGCGTCGATTCCCGCGCCCAGCTCGAAGGCGCCCAGCGGGCGATGCGCGCGACCGGCTCGCGCGAGCTCGACGGCCTGGAGCACAACCTGGAATTGCTGGCCAACATCGGTTCGACCTCGCCCTACATCGGCCTGGTCGGCACCGTGTTCGGCATCATGGTGACCATGCATTCGCTGGTTTCGGCGTCCAAGCAGGTCGGCATCGCCGACGTCGCGCCGGGCATCTCCGAGGCGCTGCTGGCGACTGCGATGGGCCTGTTCGTGGCGATCCCGGCGGTGTGGGCCTACAACCGCTTCGCCACCGGCGTGGAGCGCCTGGCGGTGCGCTACGACGCGTTCTCCGAAGAGTTCTCCTCGATCCTGCAGCGCCAGGCGCACTTGGACGAGTGA
- the ybgC gene encoding tol-pal system-associated acyl-CoA thioesterase, whose translation MPPESPLPNSPSRMFSWPTRVYWEDTDAGGLVYHAQYLAFMERARSEWVRALGYGQDGLRLQHGLLFVVAGMQIGFLKPGRLDDALEVTVELRRCRRASLIFAQTVRRGEETLIEAEVRVAAVDAAQLRPCPIPPELYAQLQAQQAPDPAGD comes from the coding sequence ATGCCCCCCGAATCCCCCCTCCCGAATTCCCCCTCCCGCATGTTCAGTTGGCCGACACGCGTCTATTGGGAAGATACCGACGCTGGCGGGCTGGTCTACCACGCCCAATACCTCGCCTTCATGGAGCGCGCGCGCAGCGAGTGGGTGCGTGCGCTGGGGTACGGACAGGACGGGCTGCGCCTGCAGCACGGGCTGTTGTTCGTGGTCGCCGGCATGCAGATCGGCTTCCTCAAGCCGGGCCGGCTCGACGACGCGCTCGAGGTCACGGTGGAACTGCGGCGTTGCCGCCGCGCCAGCCTGATCTTCGCGCAGACCGTGCGGCGCGGCGAGGAAACGCTGATCGAGGCCGAGGTGCGGGTCGCTGCGGTCGACGCGGCCCAGCTGCGCCCGTGCCCGATCCCGCCGGAGCTCTACGCGCAGTTGCAGGCGCAGCAGGCCCCGGACCCGGCCGGCGACTGA
- the ruvB gene encoding Holliday junction branch migration DNA helicase RuvB: protein MNDRIIAAGATREDDAIEASIRPKRLDEYLGQQPVREQLKIYIEAAKHRGEALDHVLIFGPPGLGKTTLSHVIANELGVNLRQTSGPVIEKAGDLAALLTNLQPHDVLFVDEIHRLSPVVEEVLYPAMEDYQIDIMIGEGPAARSIKLDLPPFTLIGATTRAGLLTAPLRDRFGIVQRLEFYNAEELTRIVRRSAQILGIACEPEGAAEIAKRSRGTPRIANRLLRRVRDYAQVRAGGMIDRATADAAMAMLKVDPEGFDELDRRLLKTIIEAFDGGPVGVESLAAALSEERGTLEDVIEPYLIQQGYLVRTARGRMATPRAYRHIGLDPRESKIGNGESGELF from the coding sequence ATGAACGATCGCATCATCGCCGCCGGCGCCACCCGCGAAGACGACGCCATCGAGGCCTCGATCCGGCCCAAGCGCCTGGACGAGTACCTCGGCCAGCAGCCGGTGCGCGAGCAGCTGAAGATCTACATCGAAGCCGCCAAGCACCGCGGCGAGGCGCTCGACCACGTGCTGATCTTCGGCCCGCCGGGCCTGGGCAAGACCACCCTCAGCCACGTCATCGCCAACGAGCTCGGGGTCAACCTGCGCCAGACCTCCGGCCCGGTGATCGAGAAGGCCGGCGACCTGGCCGCGCTGCTGACCAACCTGCAGCCGCACGACGTGCTGTTCGTCGACGAGATCCATCGTCTTTCGCCGGTCGTGGAGGAAGTGCTGTACCCGGCGATGGAGGACTACCAGATCGACATCATGATCGGCGAGGGCCCCGCGGCGCGCTCGATCAAGCTCGACCTGCCGCCGTTCACCCTGATCGGCGCGACCACCCGCGCCGGCCTGCTGACCGCGCCGCTGCGCGACCGTTTCGGCATCGTCCAGCGCCTGGAGTTCTACAACGCCGAGGAACTGACCCGGATCGTGCGCCGCTCGGCGCAGATCCTCGGCATCGCCTGCGAGCCGGAGGGCGCGGCCGAGATCGCCAAGCGCTCGCGCGGTACCCCGCGCATCGCCAACCGCCTGCTGCGCCGGGTCCGCGACTACGCCCAGGTCCGCGCCGGCGGGATGATCGACCGCGCCACCGCCGATGCGGCGATGGCCATGCTCAAGGTCGACCCGGAGGGCTTCGACGAGCTCGACCGGCGCCTGCTCAAGACCATCATCGAGGCCTTCGACGGCGGCCCGGTCGGGGTCGAGTCCCTGGCCGCGGCGCTGAGCGAGGAGCGCGGCACCCTGGAAGACGTGATCGAGCCCTATCTGATCCAGCAGGGCTATCTGGTCCGCACCGCCCGCGGCCGCATGGCCACCCCGCGCGCGTATCGCCATATCGGCCTGGACCCCAGGGAATCGAAAATCGGGAATGGAGAATCGGGCGAGCTGTTCTGA
- a CDS encoding cupin domain-containing protein produces the protein MSQPRAFVIQQQDAETLRGNGSQLWLLADASDCCGALGTNRLRLEPGSAGARPHLHKRSSEAFYVLDGALDMIVDGEPVRVEQGGYAVIPAGVVHSFAAGPDRVADVLVTLTPGVDRFDYFRALPAILRGEVDAESLAEMHERYDVHFV, from the coding sequence ATGTCCCAGCCCCGCGCTTTCGTGATCCAGCAACAAGACGCCGAAACCCTGCGCGGCAACGGTTCGCAACTGTGGCTGCTGGCCGACGCCAGCGACTGCTGCGGCGCGCTCGGAACCAACCGCCTGCGCCTGGAGCCGGGCTCGGCCGGGGCGCGGCCGCACCTGCACAAACGTTCCAGCGAAGCCTTCTACGTGCTCGACGGCGCCCTGGACATGATCGTCGACGGCGAGCCGGTGCGGGTGGAGCAGGGCGGCTACGCGGTGATCCCCGCCGGCGTGGTGCATTCCTTCGCCGCCGGCCCCGATCGGGTCGCCGACGTGTTGGTGACCCTGACCCCGGGCGTGGACCGCTTCGACTACTTCCGCGCCTTGCCGGCGATCCTGCGCGGCGAAGTCGACGCCGAGTCCCTGGCCGAGATGCACGAACGCTACGACGTGCATTTCGTTTGA